The window AAAGGGCAAAGTGTTATTCATTCATATGACGATTTGGAAAAAGCATGGAATTACTCTCAAGAAGGCGGGCGCACAGGGCAAGGGCGAGTCATTGTTGAGAAAATGGTGAATTTTGATTTTGAAATTACCATGTTAACGGTTAGTGCGGTAGATGGGATCCACTTTTGTTCCCCTGTCGGTCACCGCCAAGAAAAAGGCGATTATCGTGAGTCTTGGCAGCCTCAAGTTATGAGCGAAAAAGCGTTGGAAAAAGCGCAAGATGTTGCTGCGAAAATCGTAACTGCATTAGGTGGTTATGGGGTATTCGGCGTTGAATTATTTGTGTGTGGTGATGATATCATTTTTAATGAGGTTTCCCCGCGTCCCCATGATACGGGGATGGTCACTCTGATTTCGCAAAATCTATCTGAGTTTGCTCTACATGTACGTGCTTTTTTAGGTTTTCCAATTGGTCAAATTCGTCAATATGGGCCAAGTGCTTCAGCCGTTATTTTGCCTGAACTTCATAGCCGCAATATGGTGTTTTCTCATGTTAAAGATGCGTTCGGTTCTGATATTCAGTTACGTTTATTTGGTAAACCCGAAATTGCGGGAACCCGTAGATTAGGTGTTGTGTTAGCGATTGCAGATTCAATCGAAAAAGCGTTAGAACTGGCTGAAAAATCAGCAAAAAAAGTAGTGGTTTCTGGCTAGTTTCCCTATGACAAAAAAGCTCATTAATAAAAACATTAATGAGCTAACTAATTAATATAAATACTAAATCGAGAACAATGAATAGGGATTATTCAAGATAGAATGATACGTCAATGCTACCTCGATAACCGCCAGCTTTGACATTTCCGTTTTGGCAGAGGTTAAAGTACAGATTCTGGCGTAAGTTAGTGGTGGTAATATCCCCTAGCTTGATGCGGTCATAATATACAAGCGCATCACTATGCCCCCTTCTACAGATATCTGATTTAGGAGGAACTTTAGATGTGACAATATAAGGGCGCTGAGTTGAGTCACTGGAGTTACCTGACGTAGAATCTAAAGCCATTCCCGCCAAGTTGGTACCACTCGTTGTCCCTTCAGCCGTTTGCCCGTGTAGTTGTTGGTTCGCCGATAACACCATCAAAAGCTTACCTGTTGTGACACAATTTATCGACATTGTGGCAGGGCGTGTTTCGAGTAATTGGTTAGTTTTATTACCCGCTAATTGATTATTAAAAACGATATTAGTGGCTGTCATTGGTGTTACAACGCACGAATCGAGGGCTTCAATACTGAGTGTATTATCATCTAATAATTTTGTTTTTGAGCTATATGAACCCATATAGGAATACATCGATGCTCTACCAAACCTTAATTCTTCGTTTGTCGATAACTTATAGCGCCCTTTGGTTATTGTGCCTTCTCCACCACTTTCAGTACTGGCATATGCAGAAAAGCTGGTAATATCAGCGCGGATGTAGCCTGTTCGGTTTCTGCTATCAGCAATAAAGTAATTTGGGATGGGGCTTGTGTTTGTTTCTATATACCACCCCAAAGAATCGGTTTGGTAAAGGTTACCCGAGATTGTCCTTGATTTGCTAATCGTCGCGCTTCTATTATCTCTCGTATAATTCCATCTATAAAAAGACGCACTGACCGTTCCATTAAGCAGTAGTATGATAATTTTGTTCGGGTCATTTTCATTAATTAGTCGAATTCCAGGTGCGCCATTATATTTAGGAAAGTTAGAAAGAATCCAGTTGTTTTTTACCGTATAAAAGTTTAAATAAATGTCACGGTCAGGTAGAGTAGGATAGTTAATATTAGGGTTAGTTAACGGTCCTTCCTCCTCAAAATGATATTTTGGATGGTAATCAAGGTAGGCAGACCTTGCTGAAGGGTAAAGCTCTCCCAAATAGCCTGTTTGCCCTGCACGGACGGTCAATTTGTCCGCAGCCAATGATGAGGACATCGCACCAAA of the Providencia rettgeri genome contains:
- the purT gene encoding formate-dependent phosphoribosylglycinamide formyltransferase; amino-acid sequence: MEQLGTALCASATKVMLLGAGELGKEVAIECQRLGIEVIAVDRYENAPAMHVAHRSYVLNMLDGDALKRVVATEKPDFIVPEIEAIATKTLVELEERGQKVVPCAKAVFLTMDREGIRRLAAETLGLPTSEYYFVESQSDFIDAAKKIGFPCIVKPVMSSSGKGQSVIHSYDDLEKAWNYSQEGGRTGQGRVIVEKMVNFDFEITMLTVSAVDGIHFCSPVGHRQEKGDYRESWQPQVMSEKALEKAQDVAAKIVTALGGYGVFGVELFVCGDDIIFNEVSPRPHDTGMVTLISQNLSEFALHVRAFLGFPIGQIRQYGPSASAVILPELHSRNMVFSHVKDAFGSDIQLRLFGKPEIAGTRRLGVVLAIADSIEKALELAEKSAKKVVVSG